In Carya illinoinensis cultivar Pawnee chromosome 6, C.illinoinensisPawnee_v1, whole genome shotgun sequence, a single genomic region encodes these proteins:
- the LOC122313160 gene encoding uncharacterized membrane protein YjcL: protein MATNVLSFRNPHSYIRRSHTSFRQITTSNSTATSLPCDTFSSSTSYKAQTFLSPPLKPCSIRTVTARSHSNLPLISPNDHWGTWTALFATGAFGLWSEKTKIGSTLSGALVSILVGLAASNLGIIANEAPAYSVVLEFLLPMAVPLLLFRADLRRVIKSTGTLLLAFLLGSVATTIGTAVAYVLVPMQSLGQDSWKIAAALMGRHIGGAVNYVAISEALGVSPSVLAAGLAADNVICAAYFTTLFALASKIPPETSKSTNDAVTEMESESGNKLPVLQMATALAVSFVICKTGTYITKFFGIQGGSLPAITAIVVILATALPKQFGYLAPSGEAMALLLMQVFFTVIGASGSIWNVINTAPSIFMFSLVQIAVHLAVILGLGKLFRFDLRLLLLASNANVGGPTTACGMATAKAWSSLVVPGILAGIFGIAIATFLGIAFGVTVLKLM, encoded by the exons ATGGCGACAAATGTTCTCTCTTTCCGCAATCCACACTCTTACATCAGACGGTCACACACATCCTTCCGCCAAATCACAACCTCGAACTCAACGGCCACCTCATTACCTTGTGATACATTTTCATCCTCCACTTCTTATAAAGCCCAAACCTTTTTATCTCCTCCTTTAAAACCTTGTTCGATTCGCACTGTAACGGCTCGGTCCCACTCCAATCTACCTCTCATTTCTCCTAATGATCATTGGGGTACCTGGACCGCTCTCTTCGCCACCGGCGCTTTCGGTTTATG GTCGGAGAAGACCAAGATCGGAAGTACATTGAGTGGCGCTTTAGTGAGCATTTTGGTAGGACTTGCAGCAAGTAATTTGGGGATTATTGCGAATGAAGCTCCAGCATATTCAGTAGTGTTGGAGTTTCTGCTCCCAATGGCTGTACCATTGTTATTGTTTAGAGCAGACCTACGCCGCGTGATAAAGTCAACCGGGACACTTCTCTTGGCTTTCTTGCTGGGCTCAG TTGCAACAACAATTGGAACAGCAGTAGCATATGTGTTGGTGCCAATGCAATCACTTGGTCAGGATAGTTGGAAAATAGCAGCTGCACTCATGGGCAGACACATTGGTGGTG CTGTCAATTACGTGGCCATTTCTGAAGCCCTTGGTGTTTCTCCATCAGTTTTAGCTGCTGGATTAGCTGCGGATAATGTTATTTGTGCTGCATATTTTACGACATTGTTTGCATTAGCTTCTAAAATACCCCCTGAGACTTCCAAGTCGACCAATG ATGCTGTAACAGAGATGGAATCTGAGTCTGGAAACAAACTGCCTGTGCTACAAATGGCTACAGCGCTTGCTGTATCATTTGTCATCTGTAAGACTGGCACTTATATCACAAAGTTTTTTGGAATTCAAGGGGGCAGCCTCCCAGCCATAACAGCGATTGTTGTTATTCTGGCCACGGCACTTCCAAAACAGTTTGGTTATCTTGCACCATCCGGTGAGGCTATGGCTTTGTTACTCATGCAG GTATTTTTTACTGTGATTGGTGCTAGTGGGAGTATATGGAATGTCATAAACACGGCACCGagtatttttatgttttctctAGTCCAAATAGCAGTTCATCTTGCCGTGATCCTTGGATTAGGAAAATTATTTCGCTTTGATTTAAGGTTGTTACTTTTGGCATCAAATGCTAACGTTGGAGGTCCTACGACTGCATGCGGAATGGCCACGGCAAAAGCTTGGAGTTCTTTGGTTGTTCCTGGCATTCTAGCTGGCATTTTTGGAATTGCTATTGCAACTTTTCTCGGCATTGCATTTGGGGTGACAGTTTTAAAATTGATGTAA
- the LOC122313161 gene encoding probable RNA-binding protein 18 isoform X2, which produces MDPNGFIDEKCESRLYIGNLDLRVTEAALIKMFSPFGKIVSEDFLWHTRGPKRGAPRGFAFVQYSTKEEAKLAKEKMHGKLACGRPLVVRLASEKYLVETAEKSSKAMGESNRTSISGSNSGQMSRGATIAAIRNKLKALEEEESSGGKKQKLGESISCSEKLDLPSGNR; this is translated from the exons ATG GATCCTAATGGTTTTATTGACGAGAAGTGTGAAAGCAGACTTTACATTGGTAACCTTGATTTGAGAGTAACAGA GGCTGCTCTGATTAAGATGTTCTCTCCCTTTGGGAAGATTGTATCTGAAGATTTCCTGTGGCATACGCGTGGCCCAAAACGCGGAGCACCAAGGGGTTTTGCTTTTGTCCAGTATAGTACAAAAGAG GAAGCTAAATTGGCCAAGGAGAAGATGCATGGGAAATTAGCTTGTGGCCGCCCATTGGTTGTCCGGCTGGCTAGTGAGAAATACTTGGTGGAAACAGCTGAGAAGTCTTCCAAAGCGATGGGTGAGTCAAACAGGACAAGTATTTCTGGTAGTAATTCAGGACAAATGAGTCGTGGGGCTACAATAGCTGCAATCAGGAATAAATTAAAAGctttggaggaggaggagagctCAGGTGGAAAGAAGCAGAAGCTGGGGGAAAGCATATCCTGCAGTGAAAAGCTGGATCTCCCCTCTGGCAACAGATAA
- the LOC122313161 gene encoding probable RNA-binding protein 18 isoform X1, with product MQDPNGFIDEKCESRLYIGNLDLRVTEAALIKMFSPFGKIVSEDFLWHTRGPKRGAPRGFAFVQYSTKEEAKLAKEKMHGKLACGRPLVVRLASEKYLVETAEKSSKAMGESNRTSISGSNSGQMSRGATIAAIRNKLKALEEEESSGGKKQKLGESISCSEKLDLPSGNR from the exons ATGCAGGATCCTAATGGTTTTATTGACGAGAAGTGTGAAAGCAGACTTTACATTGGTAACCTTGATTTGAGAGTAACAGA GGCTGCTCTGATTAAGATGTTCTCTCCCTTTGGGAAGATTGTATCTGAAGATTTCCTGTGGCATACGCGTGGCCCAAAACGCGGAGCACCAAGGGGTTTTGCTTTTGTCCAGTATAGTACAAAAGAG GAAGCTAAATTGGCCAAGGAGAAGATGCATGGGAAATTAGCTTGTGGCCGCCCATTGGTTGTCCGGCTGGCTAGTGAGAAATACTTGGTGGAAACAGCTGAGAAGTCTTCCAAAGCGATGGGTGAGTCAAACAGGACAAGTATTTCTGGTAGTAATTCAGGACAAATGAGTCGTGGGGCTACAATAGCTGCAATCAGGAATAAATTAAAAGctttggaggaggaggagagctCAGGTGGAAAGAAGCAGAAGCTGGGGGAAAGCATATCCTGCAGTGAAAAGCTGGATCTCCCCTCTGGCAACAGATAA
- the LOC122313161 gene encoding uncharacterized protein LOC122313161 isoform X3, with protein MQEAKLAKEKMHGKLACGRPLVVRLASEKYLVETAEKSSKAMGESNRTSISGSNSGQMSRGATIAAIRNKLKALEEEESSGGKKQKLGESISCSEKLDLPSGNR; from the coding sequence ATGCAGGAAGCTAAATTGGCCAAGGAGAAGATGCATGGGAAATTAGCTTGTGGCCGCCCATTGGTTGTCCGGCTGGCTAGTGAGAAATACTTGGTGGAAACAGCTGAGAAGTCTTCCAAAGCGATGGGTGAGTCAAACAGGACAAGTATTTCTGGTAGTAATTCAGGACAAATGAGTCGTGGGGCTACAATAGCTGCAATCAGGAATAAATTAAAAGctttggaggaggaggagagctCAGGTGGAAAGAAGCAGAAGCTGGGGGAAAGCATATCCTGCAGTGAAAAGCTGGATCTCCCCTCTGGCAACAGATAA